Part of the Kitasatospora sp. NBC_01266 genome, GCAGCCGCACTCGGACTGCCCAGGCGCTACCAGTTCGCCCGGATCGTCTTCCCCCAGGCCCTGCGGGCCATCATCCCCTCCTACGTCAACCAGCTGATCGGCCTGGTGAAGAGCACCTCGCTGGTCTTCTACGTCTCGCTGCTCGACCTGTTCGGCTCCGTGCAGAGCCTGGGCAGCACCTACCCCGGCGACATCGTGCCGCCGCTGCTGGTCGCCACCGTCTGGTACGTGATCCTCACCAGCGTGGTCTCGGTCGCCCAGTTCTACGTGGAGCGCCACTACGCACGCGGAGCGCTGCGCGCTCTTCCACCAACCCCGTTGCAGCGGCTGCGTGTCGGCCTGCGAACCGTGCGGGCGCGCCTGCGACAGGAGACGGCGGTATGAGCACCCTGACCCCGAGGACCCCGAGGATCCCGGTCGACGCAGCCGCCCCGGCCGCCGTCGCGGTCCATGACGTGCACAAGTGGTACGGCACCCACCGGGTGCTCGACGGCGTGGACCTGACGGTCCCGGCCGGTCAGGTCACCGCGATCCTGGGGCCGTCCGGCTCGGGCAAGTCGACCCTGCTGCGCGTGATCAACCACCTGGAGAAGCCCGACATCGGCCACGTCAGCGTCAACGGCGAGCTGATCGGCGTACGTCGGCACGGCGAACGGCTGAAGGAGCTGAGCGAGCGGGCGATCCTCACCCAACGCGGCCGGATCGGCTTCGTCTTCCAGAACTTCAACCTCTTCCCGCACCTGACCGTGCTGGACAACGTGGCCGCCGCTCCGGTGGCCACCGGAGCGCTGCGCAAGCCCCAGGCCCAGGAGCTGGCACGCACCCTGCTGGGCCGGGTGGGGCTGGCCGACCGGACCGGCGCCTATCCGCGCCAGCTGTCCGGCGGGCAGCAGCAGCGGGTGGCGATCGCGCGGGCGCTGGCGCTGCGACCGGGGGTGATCCTCTTCGACGAACCCACCTCCGCGCTGGACCCGGAGCTGGTCGGCGAGGTGCTGGCCGTCATCAAGGACCTGGCCACCAGCGGCGCCACCCTGATCATCGTCACCCACGAGATCGGCTTCGCCCGCGAGGTCGCCGACCACATCGTCTTCCTCGACGGCGGCCGGATCCTCGAACAGGGCCCGCCCGCCGAGGTATTGGACAACCCGCGGCAGCCGCGGACCAGGGAGTTCCTGAGCAGGGTGCTCTGACCCGCGGACCGCCCCTCCCCACCTGCCCATCTGCCCGCCCGGCAGCCACCCCGAACGATCAAGGACAACCATGCCCAGCTCCAGCCTCCGCAGCAGACTCCTGCGCGGCCTCGCCGCCGGCACCGCGGTCACCACCCTCAGCGTCAGCCTCGCCGCCTGCGGGAGCGACGCCGGCTCGACCACCGCGTCCACCGACCAGGCCGCAGCCGGTGTGGTCACGGTGGGCGCCCTGTCCAACGGGGCCGCGAAGCAGGCCGATCTCAAGGTGTCCGAGGTGGCCGCCATCCGGGCCGAGCTGCCGAAACCGCTGATCAGCAGCGGAAAGCTGGCCATCGGGGTCGGCGCGCTGCCCGCCGGGTTCCCACCGCTGGCGTACGTCGGCAGCGACCAGCAGACCCTCACCGGCGCCGAGCCCGACCTCGGCCGCCTGGTGGCGGCGGTCCTCGGCCTCAAGCCGGTGGTCTCCAACGCCACCTGGGAGAACCTGTTCGTGGGCATCGACAGCGGCCGGACCGATGTCGGCTTCTCCAACATCACCGACACCGAAGACCGCAAGAAGAAGTACGACTTCGCCTCCTACCGCCAGGACAACCTGGCCTTCGAGGTCCTGAAGAGCAGCAACTGGAACTTCGACGGCGACTACGAGAGTCTGGCGGGCAAGACGGTCGCGGTGGGCTCCGGCACCAACCAGGAGAAGATCCTGCTGGAGTGGCAGGCCAAGCTCAAGGCCGAGGGCAAGGACCTGACCGTCAAGTACTTCCCGGACAACAACGCCGTCTACCTGGCGCTGGCCGGCGGGAAGATCGACGCCTACTTCGGCCCCAACCCCGGCATTGCCTACCACATCACCCAGGACGCGGCGACCACCAACCCGACCCGCAACGCGGGCAAGTTCTCCGGAGCGGGCGCCACGCTCCAGGGGCTGATCGGCGCGACCGTGAAGAAGGACAGCGGCCTGGCCAAACCCATCGCGGACGCCATCAACTACCTGATCGAGAACGGACAGTACGCGCAGTGGCTGGCCGCCTGGAACCTGTCCAACGAAGCCGTCAGCAGCTCGCAGGTCAACCCGCCCGGCCTGCCCCTGAGCAACTCGTGACGCGGCGCGACTCCTGACGCCGCGTCATTTCTGACGCCGCGTGATGTGTGACGCCCGGCTGCCCCGCCGAACGCGAGCGGGGCAGCCGGGCGAACGGTGTGCCAGTCGCCGAAGTCGCCGGCGGCCCGCACCGAGCGGGTGACGTCCGACATGCCACACCGCGCGTCAATGCGCGGTGAAGCCCCCCAACTCCCGCGCGGGCCGCTAAGGTGCAGGCAGTCCGCGCCGACGAGCGGCGGCAAGTCCTCGGGGAGCGTGGTGGGGCATCAACTCGCGGCTCGCGCTGGTGGCGGAGCCCGACGGTCGGACCGGGGTGGTCCCCCGGGTGTCCCGGGCGTACCTGTCCCACCTGTCGCCGCGCTGCCGGGTCCCTCAGGCGCAGGCCGGGCACAACCCGCGGTAGGTGACCTCGACTTCGGAGACCGTGAAGCCGAACCGCTCCTCGGCCGGCAGGTCGGCCAGCGGGTTGCCCACCGGGTGGACGTCGCGGATGGCGCCGCAGCTGGAGCAGACCAGGTGCTGGTGCGGCGTGTGCGCGTTGGGGTCGTAGCGCTTGGCGCGGCCGTCGGTGGCCACCTCGCTGACCTCGCCGAGCGAGACCAGCTCGCCCAGGGTGTTGTAGACGGTCGCCCGGGAGATCTCGGGCAGCCGCTGTGCCGCGCGGGCGTGCACCTCGTCGGCGGTCAGGTGCACGTGGTCGCCGTCGAGGACCTCTGCCACGACCCGTCGCTGCGAGGTCAGCCGCCAGCCACGCCCGCGCAGTCGTTCCAGCAGGTCACTCATATCGGTTCACCTAACTCGGCTTCGGCGGGAAACCCCGGAGTTTACCAGTGGGCGTCCGGGCTCCGATCGGATATGGGATTGGCATGCTTCTTGACTTGGACTCTGTCCATCGTAGGATCGGATTGGGTTGTAAGCCAAGGGACGGGAAGGCTCCGGTACGGGCAGGAGACCAGGACGTGACGAACCGCCGCGGCGTAGCCGCGCGGCGACGGTCCCCGCAGCCGACGGCCGTCGGTCTCGCACCGCGCCGCTGCCGGCGCCCGCGGTTCTCCGAGCGACGAGGCCGAGGTCATCCACCGGTACCCGGACCCACCCGGACCATTTCACCACCTGCAGTTCTTGAGCACCGTAGTCCGCCTGGTCAGGAAGGATTCACCATGTCTGAGAACCATGAGGCAATCGTCGTAGACGCGAAGTCGGAGGGCACGGGCGGCTGTCCGGTGGCCCACGGGCGTGCCGCGCACCCCACCCAGGGGGGCGGGAACCGCCAGTGGTGGCCGGAGCGGCTCAACCTGAAGATCCTCGCCAAGAACCCCGCCGTGGCCAACCCGCTCGGTGCGGACTTCGACTACGCCGAGGCGTTCAACTCCCTCGACCTGCCGACCGTGAAGCGGGACATCGCCGGGGTGCTGACCACCTCGCAGGACTGGTGGCCCGCCGACTACGGCAACTACGGCCCGTTCATCATCCGGATGGCCTGGCACAGCGCGGGCACCTACCGGATCAGCGACGGCCGCGGCGGCGCCGGGGCCGGCCAGCAGCGCTTCGCCCCGCTCAACAGCTGGCCGGACAACGCGAGCCTCGACAAGGCCCGCCGCCTGCTGTGGCCGGTCAAGCAGAAGTACGGCCAGTCGCTCTCCTGGGCCGACCTGATGATCCTGGCGGGCAACGTCGCCCTGGAGGAGATGGGCTTCGAGACCTTCGGCTTCGGCGGCGGCCGGGCCGACGTCTGGGAGCCCGACGAGGACGTCTACTGGGGCCCCGAGACCACCTGGCTCGGCGATGAGCGCTACACCGGCGACCGGCAGCTGGAGGACCCGCTCGGCGCGGTCCAGATGGGCCTGATCTACGTCAACCCGGAGGGCCCCAACGGCAACCCGGACCCGCTCGCCGCGGCCCGCGACATCCGCGAGACGTTCCGCCGGATGGCGATGAACGACGAGGAGACCGTCGCCCTGATCGCGGGCGGCCACACCTTCGGCAAGACCCACGGCGCGGGCCCGGCGGACAGCGTCGGCCCCGACCCCGAGGCGGCCCCGCTGGAGCAGCAGGGCCTCGGCTGGAAGAACTCGTTCGGCACCGGCAAGGGCGCCGACACGATCACCAGCGGTCTTGAGGGCGCCTGGACGACCACCCCGGTGACCTGGGACAACACCTTCTTCGAGATCCTCTTCGGCTACGAGTGGGAGCTCACCAAGAGCCCCGCCGGCGCGCACCAGTGGAAGCCGAAGAACGGCGGCGGAGCGGGCACCGTCCCCGACGCCCACGACCCGTCGAAGACGCACGCCCCGACGATGCTGACGACCGACCTCGCGCTGCGCACCGACCCGGCCTACGAGCAGATCTCGCGCCGCTTCCTGGAGAACCCGGCCGAGCTCGCGGACGCCTTCGCCCGGGCGTGGTTCAAGCTGACCCACCGCGACATGGGCCCGGTCGTGCGCTACCTCGGCCCGGAGGTCCCGAGCGAGAGCCTGCTGTGGCAGGACCCGCTGCCGGCGGTCACCCAGCAGCCCGTCGACGCCGCGGACGTCGCCGCCCTCAAGGCGCAGATCCTCGCCTCGGGCCTGTCGGTCTCCCAGCTGGTCTCCACCGCGTGGGCGTCGGCCTCGTCCTTCCGCGGCAGCGACAAGCGCGGCGGCGCCAACGGTGCGCGCATCCGCCTGCAGCCGCAGAGCGGATGGGAGGCCAACGAGCCCGACCAGCTGGCCACCGTGCTGCGCACCCTGGAGGGCATCCAGCAGGCCTTCAACGCCGGCGGCAAGCAGGTCTCGCTCGCCGACCTGATCGTGCTGGCCGGCGGCGCGGCCGTCGAGCAGGCCGCCAAGGCGGCCGGCTTCGACGTCGAGGTGCCGTTCACGCCGGGCCGGGTGGACGCGTCGCAGGAGCAGACGGACGTGGAGTCGTTCGCCGCGCTGGAGCCGACCGCCGACGGGTTCCGCAACTACCTCGGCAAGGGCAGCCGACTGCCGGCCGAGTACCTGCTGATCGACCGGGCGAACCTGCTGACCCTGAGCGCCCCCGAGCTGACGGTCCTGGTCGGCGGTCTGCGCGTGCTGGGCGCCAACCACCAGCAGTCCTCGCTCGGCGTCTTCACCGCCACCCCCGGGTCGCTGACCAACGACTTCTTCGTCAACCTGCTCGACCTGGGCACCACCTGGCAGGCGACCTCCGGGGACGCCAACACCTTCGAGGGCCGCGACGCCGCGACCGGCCAGGTCAAGTGGACCGGCAGCCGTGCCGACCTGGTCTTCGGCTCGAACTCCGAGCTGCGCGCGCTCGCCGAGGTCTACGGGAGCGACGACGCGAAGCAGAAGTTCGTGACGGACTTCGTCGCGGCGTGGGCCAAGGTGATGGACCTCGACCGGTTCGACGTCGCCTGAGCACCGATCGCTGAACAGCTGACCGAACACTGAACACGGCGTCCAGGCCGGCCCGCACGGGTCGGCCTGGACGCCGTTTTCAGTGGGGCACTGCCGCGGGGCACGTCCAGGCGGGCAGGACGGACCATGAGCCAACTGTGACCACGGTCACACCAGGACAGATTGGCCA contains:
- a CDS encoding amino acid ABC transporter ATP-binding protein → MSTLTPRTPRIPVDAAAPAAVAVHDVHKWYGTHRVLDGVDLTVPAGQVTAILGPSGSGKSTLLRVINHLEKPDIGHVSVNGELIGVRRHGERLKELSERAILTQRGRIGFVFQNFNLFPHLTVLDNVAAAPVATGALRKPQAQELARTLLGRVGLADRTGAYPRQLSGGQQQRVAIARALALRPGVILFDEPTSALDPELVGEVLAVIKDLATSGATLIIVTHEIGFAREVADHIVFLDGGRILEQGPPAEVLDNPRQPRTREFLSRVL
- a CDS encoding ABC transporter substrate-binding protein, with protein sequence MPSSSLRSRLLRGLAAGTAVTTLSVSLAACGSDAGSTTASTDQAAAGVVTVGALSNGAAKQADLKVSEVAAIRAELPKPLISSGKLAIGVGALPAGFPPLAYVGSDQQTLTGAEPDLGRLVAAVLGLKPVVSNATWENLFVGIDSGRTDVGFSNITDTEDRKKKYDFASYRQDNLAFEVLKSSNWNFDGDYESLAGKTVAVGSGTNQEKILLEWQAKLKAEGKDLTVKYFPDNNAVYLALAGGKIDAYFGPNPGIAYHITQDAATTNPTRNAGKFSGAGATLQGLIGATVKKDSGLAKPIADAINYLIENGQYAQWLAAWNLSNEAVSSSQVNPPGLPLSNS
- a CDS encoding Fur family transcriptional regulator — translated: MSDLLERLRGRGWRLTSQRRVVAEVLDGDHVHLTADEVHARAAQRLPEISRATVYNTLGELVSLGEVSEVATDGRAKRYDPNAHTPHQHLVCSSCGAIRDVHPVGNPLADLPAEERFGFTVSEVEVTYRGLCPACA
- the katG gene encoding catalase/peroxidase HPI; amino-acid sequence: MSENHEAIVVDAKSEGTGGCPVAHGRAAHPTQGGGNRQWWPERLNLKILAKNPAVANPLGADFDYAEAFNSLDLPTVKRDIAGVLTTSQDWWPADYGNYGPFIIRMAWHSAGTYRISDGRGGAGAGQQRFAPLNSWPDNASLDKARRLLWPVKQKYGQSLSWADLMILAGNVALEEMGFETFGFGGGRADVWEPDEDVYWGPETTWLGDERYTGDRQLEDPLGAVQMGLIYVNPEGPNGNPDPLAAARDIRETFRRMAMNDEETVALIAGGHTFGKTHGAGPADSVGPDPEAAPLEQQGLGWKNSFGTGKGADTITSGLEGAWTTTPVTWDNTFFEILFGYEWELTKSPAGAHQWKPKNGGGAGTVPDAHDPSKTHAPTMLTTDLALRTDPAYEQISRRFLENPAELADAFARAWFKLTHRDMGPVVRYLGPEVPSESLLWQDPLPAVTQQPVDAADVAALKAQILASGLSVSQLVSTAWASASSFRGSDKRGGANGARIRLQPQSGWEANEPDQLATVLRTLEGIQQAFNAGGKQVSLADLIVLAGGAAVEQAAKAAGFDVEVPFTPGRVDASQEQTDVESFAALEPTADGFRNYLGKGSRLPAEYLLIDRANLLTLSAPELTVLVGGLRVLGANHQQSSLGVFTATPGSLTNDFFVNLLDLGTTWQATSGDANTFEGRDAATGQVKWTGSRADLVFGSNSELRALAEVYGSDDAKQKFVTDFVAAWAKVMDLDRFDVA